Proteins encoded within one genomic window of Augochlora pura isolate Apur16 chromosome 11, APUR_v2.2.1, whole genome shotgun sequence:
- the Kdn gene encoding citrate synthase, producing the protein MALFRFSPKRCLEVQKLATPVFLRSLSDASTDLRKVLADKIPKEQERVKNFRKQHGATKVGDVTVDMMYGGMRGIKGLVWEPSVLDPEEGIRFRGKSIPECQQLLPKAPGGAEPLPEGLFWLLITGDVPTEAQAKALSKEWAARSALPDHVVKALNNFPKSLHPMSQFSAAITLLNSESEFVKAYTKGVHKTKYWETIYEDSMNLIAKLPVVAATIYRNLYKGGKGLGSVDAGKDWSWNFANMLGYDNREFIELMRLYLTIHSDHEGGNVSAHTTHLVGSALSDPYLSFAAGMNGLAGPLHGLANQEVLVWLEKLRSQVGDSPSDEKLKDFIWNTLKSGQVVPGYGHAVLRKTDPRYTCQREFAMKHLPDDKLFKLVSQVYKIVPPVLLETGKVKNPWPNVDAHSGVLLQYYGMKEMNYYTVLFGVSRALGVLASLVWDRALGLPIERPKSLSTDLLMKACKA; encoded by the exons ATGGCACTCTTCCGTTTCAGTCCCAAACGCTGTTTGGAAGTCCAG AAGTTGGCTACCCCGGTGTTCCTGAGATCGTTGTCCGACGCCTCGACCGATCTGAGGAAGGTCCTCGCCGACAAGATCCCGAAGGAGCAGGAGCGCGTCAAGAATTTCCGCAAGCAGCATGGAGCCACGAAAGTCGGCGACGTCACCGTGGACATG ATGTACGGTGGCATGCGTGGTATCAAAGGTTTGGTATGGGAACCGTCTGTGTTGGACCCCGAGGAAGGTATCCGATTCCGTGGCAAGTCCATTCCCGAATGTCAGCAACTTCTGCCGAAGGCTCCCGGTGGCGCGGAGCCGCTCCCGGAAGGTCTTTTCTGGCTACTGATCACCGGTGACGTTCCCACCGAAGCCCAGGCGAAAGCACTGTCGAAGGAATGGGCAGCGAGGAGCGCCTTGCCCGACCATGTGGTGAAAGCTTTGAACAATTTCCCCAAGTCGCTCCACCCAATGTCCCAGTTCTCGGCTGCGATAACGCTCTTGAACAGCGAGAGCGAGTTCGTGAAAGCCTACACGAAGGGTGTACACAAGACCAAGTACTGGGAAACCATTTACGAGGATTCGATGAACCTGATTGCCAAGCTCCCAGTCGTGGCAGCTACGATATACAGAAATCTTTATAAAGGAGGCAAGGGCTTGGGATCCGTGGACGCCGGCAAGGATTGGTCGTGGAACTTCGCGAACATGCTCGGCTACGACAACCGCGAGTTCATCGAGCTGATGCGCTTGTACTTGACCATCCACTCTGACCACGAGGGTGGAAACGTATCCGCGCACACGACCCACTTGGTGGGCTCGGCGCTGTCCGACCCGTACCTGTCCTTCGCGGCTGGTATGAACGGTTTGGCTGGACCGCTCCATGGTCTCGCGAACCAAGAAGTATTAGTATGGTTGGAGAAGCTGCGCTCGCAAGTTGGAGACAGCCCCAGCGACGAGAAGCTTAAAGACTTCATCTGGAACACTTTGAAGAGCGGACAAGTCGTTCCCGGATACGGTCACGCTGTGCTCAGGAAGACTGACCCTAGGTACACTTGCCAGAGAGAATTCGCCATGAAACATTTGCCGGACGACAAACTGTTCAAG CTGGTCAGTCAAGTATACAAGATCGTTCCCCCGGTACTCTTGGAAACTGGCAAGGTGAAGAACCCGTGGCCGAATGTAGATGCTCACTCCGGTGTACTGTTGCAATACTACGGAATGAAGGAAATGAATTACTATACCGTTCTGTTTGGAGTGTCCCGTGCTCTCGGTGTCCTGGCTTCTCTCGTTTGGGACCGCGCACTTGGTCTGCCAATTGAGAGGCCCAAATCTCTTAGCACTGATCTCCTCATGAAAGCCTGCAAGGCTTAA
- the LOC144477196 gene encoding methylenetetrahydrofolate reductase (NADPH)-like isoform X1 — protein MEHTPAPYGPRSVYGYALYIENKMYENAVSGGKHDKVKNNSLCEDTVYNNFNVRKLLKAAFDEKRTFCSFEVSPTKNTDFYQRFFTELNKYRPLFYSLTWKTKDAINNYLSLEVLEQFPKNTVLHLIICSLTRADILFILKKALDIGVINIFVLRGDSKVLNKDFPYAADLVRFIRDEFGDRFCICVAGYPDIHPESSSKESDLLHLKEKVNAGADFIITQIIFDADVFIQFVNDCKAIGINVPIIPGILPIPNYTCLQKMMKICNVKIPENILKILEPIKLDDDKVRDYGVKLVTNIVKDIISSGTSCGFHLFTLNRPSLSSEICNKLKMFQ, from the exons ATGGAGCATACTCCTGCACCATATGGACCAAGATCGGTCTATGGATATGCTTTATATATAG aaaataaaatgtacgaAAATGCAGTTAGCGGCGGTAAACATGATAAGGTtaagaataattctttatgcGAAGACAcggtatataataattttaatgtgagaaaattattaaaggctGCATTTGACGAAAAGAGAACATTTTGCAGCTTTGAAGTTTCGCCCACAAAAAATACTGACTTTTATCAAAG GTTTTTTACAGAgttaaacaaatatcgtccccttttttattcattaacgTGGAAAACGAAAGatgcgataaataattatctatcTTTGGAAGTGCTCGAACAGTTCCCAAAAAATACGGTCCTGCATCTTATTATTTGTTCTTTGACGCGCGcagatatattgtttattttaaagaaagcaTTGGATATTGGCgtgatcaatatttttgtattacgaGGAG ATTCGAAGGTCTTGAATAAGGATTTCCCGTACGCTGCGGATTTAGTGCGTTTTATAAGAGACGAATTTGGTGATAGATTTTGTATATGTGTTGCTGGATATCCAGATATCCATCCAGAATCATCATCTAAAGAATCGGATTTGTTAcatctaaaagaaaaa GTTAATGCAGGCGCTGATTTCATTATAACTCAAATCATTTTCGATGCTGacgtttttattcaattcgtAAATGATTGTAAAGCAATTGGAATCAATGTTCCAATTATTCCTGGTATTTTACCAATTCCTAATTACACATGCCTGCAGAAGATGATGAAAATTTGCAATGTCAAGAtaccagaaaatattttgaagatcTTAGAACCTATAAAACTCGATGACGATAAGGTACGCGATTATGGAGTAAAATTAGTTACAAACATTGTCAAAGATATAATTTCGAGCGGTACCTCTTGCGGGTTTCATTTGTTCACACTGAACag ACCCTCGTTATCGTCGGAAATATgcaacaaattgaaaatgtttcaatga
- the LOC144477196 gene encoding uncharacterized protein LOC144477196 isoform X2: MEHTPAPYGPRSVYGYALYIENKMYENAVSGGKHDKVKNNSLCEDTVYNNFNVRKLLKAAFDEKRTFCSFEVSPTKNTDFYQRFFTELNKYRPLFYSLTWKTKDAINNYLSLEVLEQFPKNTVLHLIICSLTRADILFILKKALDIGVINIFVLRGGLE; the protein is encoded by the exons ATGGAGCATACTCCTGCACCATATGGACCAAGATCGGTCTATGGATATGCTTTATATATAG aaaataaaatgtacgaAAATGCAGTTAGCGGCGGTAAACATGATAAGGTtaagaataattctttatgcGAAGACAcggtatataataattttaatgtgagaaaattattaaaggctGCATTTGACGAAAAGAGAACATTTTGCAGCTTTGAAGTTTCGCCCACAAAAAATACTGACTTTTATCAAAG GTTTTTTACAGAgttaaacaaatatcgtccccttttttattcattaacgTGGAAAACGAAAGatgcgataaataattatctatcTTTGGAAGTGCTCGAACAGTTCCCAAAAAATACGGTCCTGCATCTTATTATTTGTTCTTTGACGCGCGcagatatattgtttattttaaagaaagcaTTGGATATTGGCgtgatcaatatttttgtattacgaGGAG GTCTTGAATAA
- the LOC144477198 gene encoding EKC/KEOPS complex subunit LAGE3-like: MTPLNVNLSIPFPSPREAEIVYQVLKVDKEPSRGSVSKELTLNNNILKLVISGTEARKVRVALTSFFDSLILVTETIQKFGPPAPTFDYY, from the exons ATGACTCCTTTAAATGT AAATTTGTCTATACCTTTCCCATCACCAAGGGAAGCAGAAATTGTTTATCAAGTACTAAAAGTTGATAAGGAACCATCAAGGGGTAGTGTTTCAAAagaattaacattaaataataatatattgaaatt AGTAATTTCTGGAACTGAAGCAAGAAAAGTTAGAGTAGCATTGACCTCATTTTTTGATAGCCTAATACTGGTCACAGAaactatacaaaaatttgGTCCTCCTGCGCCAacatttgattattattaa
- the LOC144477199 gene encoding transcription elongation factor 1 homolog yields MGRRKSKRKPPSKKKAIQPLDTQFNCPFCNHEKSCEVKMDKPRNTARITCRVCAEDFQTTINLLSEPLDVYNDWIDACENAN; encoded by the exons ATGGGACGAAGGAAAAGTAAACGAAAGCCTCCGAGTAAAAAAAAAGCTATTCAACCCTTAGATACACAATTTAATTGTCCGTTTTGCAATCACGAAAAATCGTGCGAGGTTAAGAT GGATAAACCAAGAAATACAGCAAGGATTACTTGTAGGGTCTGCGCAGAAGATTTCCAAACTACAATAAATTTACTTTCTGAACCATTAGATGTTTATAATGATTGGATTGATGCATGTGAGAATGCAAATTGA